In Bacillus sp. Marseille-Q1617, a genomic segment contains:
- a CDS encoding N,N-dimethylformamidase beta subunit family domain-containing protein: MKKVKILFLLLFLLTLGSEASAQKNEVERLGGKDRFEVAVNVSQKGWAESQTVYLVNYLAFADALSATPLAYQDDAPILLTHANSLTSTTKDELIRLKSSKVVLVGGPASVSQKVVEDLNKIGIRDIHRIGGKDRYDVSANVANNLHIKDTAVIATGMTFADALSVAPYAARNSYPILLTRKSDIPASVSQFLKNKKFTSTIIMGGEGSVGKEVAGKLPNPERIGGSDRYAVAANLIRQKNLPTDEAFVATGLSFADALTGSVLAAKENNPILLTRADSMPVDTKKIIEEKNIKNYILLGGPGSVQEEILNDYSDALIIENNHTIEGYTDKPSYSPGQTIDFKVHTLQPTFSLEVRRFGKEDSVVFEKVELKGTKQNYRKYSYKYGARWATSYSFQVPSDWKSGLYGARVYDQSGEEFYIMFTIKNSSSTKPKIAVLANNFTWESYNLWGGGSFYGYKINDGTNRKYAQILNFQRPNPRINPYEDSIHLPFAEKFLLSWLEKNGYSYDVISEYDLHHQPGILQQYETLALNSHSEYWTTEMYNGFESFLNKGGNVLNLSANSIYWKVAVKGDQMEVRKDKGYHTLTNEKGGLWRDLSRPESKHLGVAYNYLGYGTYTPYKVERPDHWIFKNTGLKTGELIGETGVNGRGAAGGETDKITPHTPKNFVRLAKGQNPNQGGSDMIYYDTPYGGGVYSVGSLTFTGTLESDKDISQIVKNVLNHFHK, translated from the coding sequence TTGAAAAAGGTAAAGATTTTGTTTCTACTGCTGTTTTTACTGACTTTGGGATCAGAAGCGAGTGCACAGAAGAATGAGGTGGAAAGACTTGGCGGCAAAGACCGGTTTGAAGTTGCTGTGAACGTTTCACAGAAAGGATGGGCAGAATCTCAAACTGTCTATTTAGTAAACTACCTTGCTTTCGCCGATGCTTTATCGGCTACTCCATTAGCTTACCAAGACGATGCACCAATCTTGCTTACACATGCCAATTCTTTAACCAGTACTACAAAGGATGAACTCATCCGCTTAAAATCTTCAAAGGTTGTACTTGTTGGAGGACCCGCAAGTGTCTCCCAGAAGGTTGTCGAGGACTTAAATAAGATAGGAATTAGAGATATTCATAGAATTGGCGGGAAAGACAGGTATGATGTATCTGCCAATGTCGCAAATAACCTTCATATAAAAGATACAGCCGTTATCGCCACGGGGATGACGTTTGCAGATGCCCTGTCGGTAGCACCTTATGCCGCTAGAAATAGTTACCCTATTCTGCTTACTCGAAAAAGCGATATTCCAGCATCTGTTTCACAGTTTCTGAAAAACAAAAAATTCACCTCTACGATCATCATGGGAGGAGAAGGAAGCGTTGGAAAAGAAGTGGCCGGGAAGCTGCCCAATCCAGAACGAATTGGAGGGTCAGACCGTTACGCTGTAGCAGCAAATCTGATTAGACAGAAGAATCTTCCAACTGATGAAGCCTTTGTCGCAACGGGTCTGTCATTTGCTGATGCCCTCACTGGATCCGTCTTAGCAGCGAAAGAAAATAATCCCATTCTTCTTACAAGGGCAGATAGCATGCCTGTTGATACGAAGAAAATCATTGAGGAAAAGAATATTAAAAATTATATTCTTTTAGGTGGCCCTGGGTCTGTTCAAGAGGAAATATTAAATGATTATTCGGATGCATTGATCATTGAGAATAACCATACGATTGAAGGTTATACAGATAAACCAAGCTATAGCCCCGGTCAGACAATTGATTTTAAGGTTCATACACTTCAACCCACTTTCTCTTTAGAAGTGAGGAGATTCGGAAAAGAAGACTCCGTCGTTTTCGAGAAGGTTGAACTCAAAGGAACAAAGCAAAACTATCGAAAATATTCATATAAATACGGAGCCAGATGGGCAACCAGCTATTCTTTTCAAGTTCCTTCTGATTGGAAGAGCGGCCTTTACGGTGCCAGGGTTTATGACCAGAGCGGCGAAGAATTCTACATAATGTTTACAATAAAGAATTCAAGCAGCACGAAACCAAAAATTGCTGTACTCGCAAATAACTTTACCTGGGAATCTTATAATCTATGGGGCGGCGGTTCTTTCTATGGTTACAAGATAAACGATGGTACAAATCGCAAATATGCTCAAATCTTAAACTTCCAGAGACCAAACCCACGAATTAACCCTTACGAAGACAGTATTCATCTGCCTTTCGCAGAGAAGTTCTTACTATCCTGGCTGGAGAAAAACGGATATTCCTATGATGTAATATCTGAATATGATTTACATCATCAACCGGGGATTCTGCAGCAATATGAAACGTTAGCATTAAACTCACATAGTGAATATTGGACCACGGAAATGTACAATGGGTTTGAATCCTTTTTGAATAAAGGCGGAAACGTCCTTAATCTTTCAGCTAACAGCATCTATTGGAAAGTGGCTGTAAAAGGGGATCAGATGGAAGTACGCAAAGATAAAGGCTACCATACCTTAACAAACGAAAAAGGCGGCCTGTGGAGGGACTTATCTAGACCTGAGTCAAAACACCTGGGAGTAGCCTATAATTATCTAGGTTACGGGACATACACTCCTTATAAGGTGGAAAGACCTGATCATTGGATTTTCAAAAATACAGGGTTGAAAACTGGAGAGTTAATCGGAGAAACAGGAGTAAACGGACGTGGTGCTGCAGGCGGTGAGACTGATAAGATCACCCCTCACACACCGAAGAATTTCGTTCGTCTTGCAAAGGGACAGAATCCCAATCAAGGCGGTTCTGATATGATTTACTACGATACCCCTTACGGAGGCGGAGTGTATTCAGTCGGTTCCCTTACATTTACCGGGACTCTTGAAAGCGATAAAGATATCTCGCAAATCGTTAAGAACGTTTTAAATCATTTTCATAAATAA